From one Humulus lupulus chromosome 8, drHumLupu1.1, whole genome shotgun sequence genomic stretch:
- the LOC133798295 gene encoding auxin transporter-like protein 2: MLPQKQAEEAMVSTLDQVEPGDRQDEEREKDESGFSFKTFLWHGGSVYDAWFSCASNQVAQVLLTLPYSFSQLGLVSGIILQIFYGILGSWTAYLISILYVEYRSRKEKENVSFKNHVIQWFEVLDGLLGPYWKAAGLAFNCTFLLFGSVIQLIACASNIYYINDNLDKRTWTYIFGACCATTVFIPSFHNYRIWSFLGLGMTTYTAWYMAIAALVHGQVEGVKHSGPTQLVLYFTGATNILYTFGGHAVTVEIMHAMWKPQKFKYIYLLATLYVFTLTIPSASAVYWAFGDQLLTHSNAFSLLPRNAWRDAGVILMLIHQFITFGFACTPLYFVWEKVIGMHDTKSICLRALARLPVVIPIWFLAIIFPFFGPINSAVGALLVSFTVYIIPSLAHMLTFRSASARQNAAEKLPFFLPSWTAVYMVNAFVVVWVFVVGFGFGGWASMTNFIKQVDTFGLFAKCYQCAPKIPPPPHPAPAHH, from the exons ATGTTACCTCAGAAACAAGCCGAAGAAGCCATGGTTTCAACGTTAGACCAGGTTGAGCCAGGTGATAGACAGGatgaagagagagaaaaagatgaGTCTGGTTTTAGCTTCAAGACCTTTCTCTGGCATGGTGGCTCTGTTTATGATGCTTGGTTCAGCTGTGCTTCCAACCAG GTTGCTCAGGTTCTTTTGACACTGCCTTACTCATTTTCACAGCTGGGCCTGGTTTCGGGCATAATTCTACAAATTTTTTACGGCATTCTTGGGAGCTGGACTGCTTATTTAATCAGTATTCTCTATGTCGAGTACCGAAGCCGAAAAGAGAAAGAGAATGTCAGCTTCAAAAACCATGTAATCCAG TGGTTTGAAGTCTTGGATGGTTTACTGGGTCCATACTGGAAAGCAGCTGGATTGGCTTTCAACTGTACTTTCCTCCTCTTTGGATCCGTTATCCAGCTTATAGCGTGTGCAAG taatatatattacataaatgacaatttggacaaGAGGACATGGACGTACATATTCGGAGCTTGCTGTGCCACCACAGTTTTCATTCCCTCGTTCCACAACTACCGGATTTGGTCCTTTCTTGGTCTTGGAATGACCACTTACACAGCTTGGTATATGGCCATTGCGGCTCTTGTTCATGGCCAG GTGGAAGGTGTTAAACACTCTGGCCCTACTCAATTGGTTTTGTATTTCACAGGCGCCACCAATATACTGTACACTTTCGGCGGACACGCCGTCACTGT GGAAATCATGCATGCTATGTGGAAGCCTCAGAAGTTTAAATACATTTATTTGCTAGCTACTCTTTATGTATTCACCTTAACAATTCCATCTGCTTCTGCTGTGTATTGGGCCTTTGGTGATCAACTCCTCACTCATTCCAATGCATTTTCACTCCTTCCCCGAAATGCTTGGCGTGATGCTGGGGTCATTTTAATGCTCATCCACCAG TTCATTACATTTGGGTTTGCTTGTACACCATTGTACTTTGTGTGGGAGAAAGTTATAGGCATGCATGACACAAAAAGTATATGCTTAAGGGCACTTGCTAGATTACCAGTGGTGATACCAATATGGTTCTTGGCCATTATATTCCCTTTCTTTGGGCCCATTAACTCAGCTGTTGGGGCTCTTTTAGTCAGCTTCACAGTCTACATCATCCCTTCTTTAGCTCATATGCTCACTTTCAGATCTGCTTCTGCCCGACAG AATGCTGCTGAGAAGCTGCCCTTTTTCCTACCAAGCTGGACTGCAGTGTACATGGTGAACGCATTTGTAGTTGTTTGGGTTTTTGTAGTTGGATTTGGATTTGGCGGGTGGGCTAGCATGACTAACTTCATCAAGCAAGTTGACACATTCGGACTATTTGCCAAGTGCTATCAGTGTGCGCCCAAAATCCCGCCCCCACCTCATCCCGCCCCAGCACATCACTGA